GGCCCTCGATTCCGCGGAATACGAGGACGACGACGATTCCGACGACGAATAGTCGTGACTTGACTTGTCCCGCCTCCCGGGACTCCTTGGCCTCCGCGGACTGCCTCCCGCGGGGGCCGACTTCTTTTGTTGGTCCGCCGCGGAACCACCCGGCTCGTCCCCCCAGCGAAACCCCGGTTCGGCGCCGCCGCTGTTCCATGGCCTAAAAAACGCTGCGTGCGCGATTTCCTGTGCTTGACCCGTGTCGCGCAGCGTGGAATGTGTCGGCGCCTAACGATGCAGGTCACCGTACAAAAGCTCAGTCCCGTCCTCGTGGAGTTCGACGTGCAGGTCGCTGCCGACCGCGTGAAGAAGGAGCTCGACAAGGCGTACACTTCGGTCTCCAAGAGCGCCCGCGTGCGCGGCTTCCGACCGGGCAAGGCGCCTCGCCGCGTGCTCGCCCACATGTTCGGTGCGCGCATCGCCGCGGACGTGGCACAGCGGCTGGTGGACGAAACGTTTCCCCAGGCGGTGAGCAAGGAGAACCTGCAACCGGTGAACTCTCCGGCCATCGAGCCGCAAGAGGTGTTGGACAACCAACCCTTCTCCTACAAGGCGCGCTTCGAGGTGGTGCCGGAGATCGAATCGGTGAGCTACGAAGGGCTCACGGCCAAGCGCCCGCCCGTCAAGGTGGAGGACAAGCAGATAGACGAAGCGCTCGAAGCGCTTCGTCATGAGCACTCCACGTTGGAGGAGCCGAAAGAGGCGCGTCCTGCGAAATCCGGTGACGTCGTCATCATCGATTTCCAGGTGCTGGTCGGAGACAAGGCCGTGGAGGACGCGGGCGCATCGGACTTCCAGGTGGAGCTCGGTGGCGGCACGTTGCTCGGTCCGATCGAGGAGGCACTGGTCGGAAAGAAGGCGGGAGAGACTGCCGAGGCCAACGTGGAGATGCCCGCCACGCATCCGCACCCGAAGCTCAAGGGAAAGACCGCGACCTTCGCCCTCACTCTGAAGGCACTGAAGGAGCGCGTGCTGCCCGCGGTGGACGACGAGCTGGCCAAGGACCTGGGGGAGTTCGACTCCCTGGAGGAGCTCAAGAAGGACATCCGGGAGCGGCTCGAGAAGCAGGCCAAGGAAGCGTCGGAGAACGCCGTCGCGGAACAGCTGGTGGTGGAGCTGGTGAAGGCCAACCCCATTCCCATTCCGCCCAGCCTGGT
This portion of the Polyangiaceae bacterium genome encodes:
- the tig gene encoding trigger factor; amino-acid sequence: MQVTVQKLSPVLVEFDVQVAADRVKKELDKAYTSVSKSARVRGFRPGKAPRRVLAHMFGARIAADVAQRLVDETFPQAVSKENLQPVNSPAIEPQEVLDNQPFSYKARFEVVPEIESVSYEGLTAKRPPVKVEDKQIDEALEALRHEHSTLEEPKEARPAKSGDVVIIDFQVLVGDKAVEDAGASDFQVELGGGTLLGPIEEALVGKKAGETAEANVEMPATHPHPKLKGKTATFALTLKALKERVLPAVDDELAKDLGEFDSLEELKKDIRERLEKQAKEASENAVAEQLVVELVKANPIPIPPSLVERQMRLTEQEVLSQARRQGQTGNLGDELRTKIREDSEVKVRAGLLMAEIAKKQEIKIGDPEIEEGLKELADQSGKNVARLRAEYSDPRRREMLVGMILENKVLDIIESKAKIEDEK